Genomic window (Capsicum annuum cultivar UCD-10X-F1 chromosome 10, UCD10Xv1.1, whole genome shotgun sequence):
tgaaaaattgtgaaaacaacaaaaacctgttttcccttttaagaaaatttttttgaaattattttttaaattttcatggccaaacaccacaatttctaactccaaaaaaattttcatggccaaacgggcccttaaattttaaagataatttttttcttttttaaaaaatctattaataatattaaataaatataaataataaataaatataaatgaataaataaataagataatagagttaaaataataataaatataaatagaactaattaatttttatattttaagaaaataaaatatatatttataaatagccaaaaataaataaaatagtactaaaactaataatttattaaaatttagaaaacaaagatatattattattattattattattttgatacaatcataaattttgtattgtttttaaaactagaataaaataaaataaaaatatctcaaaattaactttatttagttatttattttttatttaaaaatttattaaaataaaataataatttaaataatatcagaccaaatataaatatttaatataaaaaaataagttaaaattcaaggaggataaaaaatcacgtgtctacaccaTGGATTAGAACTAGTTTTTGGGTTATAGcatgttttcttttttaaagaaaaaaaatccactCCTATTGTTCAAATTTGAAAATAGGAACAAGGCAATAGTATAAGTTGTTGAACTCTTCAACAAGAACACAGATAAGATCGCTTCTTAGTGGAATTTTGCCATCTCAAATACCTCTGTTGTTCCATTGATAAAGACAGAGAaggaattgaaaaatattttaaagaaatagaGGGgtacttatttcattatttaagcTAATACATGTATTGAATTCatttgtattattaatacatagGAAAGGGGTAATATTAGTAAtgcacacctcaatacacaatagagtgtataatttATGCAAGCTTTAGTTATACATAAGATAAAAAATGAACCAAACAAGatactaaggggtcgtttggtagagtgtataagaacaatgcaaaatataatgtattagtaatatttgcaTTAGCaatacttgtattatttatgcttgtattggttatgcatgtattatttcttatacattgtttggtttgatgcataagaaataatacatcttacataatttctataaaagaaatttttgtttacGAAAATactcttctttgattttgtacacttttttgcaacaaagttcttttgctatttcaaacataattagtCTTGTTGAACTATTATATAGAGGTTTAGGATTAATTGTAAGACCTTCGTCTTTGCGTGAAAATGTTACGCcaacggattaacatagtcgaaacaaaaataaaatacaagacataaaattaagaaatagactcaattttttaataatctttttaaagactctcgaagcaaagcaaaaatatgttatagttatttatatcaaccattcattgttgtaaattcaaATGATgggaaaagaaattataaaatgttttgaaaagattcactattgcaaattaaaatgacGGGAAAAAGAatagtgaaatattttgagagagaaattaaGGGATATTaaagtcatttaataagttaatgcatgtgtttaaagtctttgtattactaatacatagaaaatagagagtattactaatacacacttcaatacacaatagagtgtataactaatgcttacattagttatacataggcaaaaagtcataccaaataaggtactagcagtacacattaactaatgcatgcattatattttactatacactctaccaaacgacccctaatagtacacattaaactaatacatgcatcatcttttcaatacactctaccaaacgacccttaaATACTTTAACCTACTTTATTAATTCATCATGATTTTCATAACTCTAGTTATGATATTTAGCTACTCGTGGCTTGAGAATcacaattaaaaattatttataaacttACAAATTGAGTGAATAAATCGAGATCTTCAATTATCAAAGAAGAATTAGTGATCAATAATCTAAGTATGAGTAATTTTCCAAAAcccaagaataaaataagtttCCAAGGCTTCAGAGagtgtaaactataataaaaaccTAGGAAAGGTATTTATAGATAAAAACAAAAGTTATCCTATATATAATGGGATTGCATGTTCGGCAATGCCTATGAGTTGTACGGTGAAGTCACGACTCGTAGGTAATAATTGCAGCTCGTTCTTTATCCTTCTTCAGTTCTTCTGCTATCTCTCGATACGACTCACTCTTTGATCATACGAGTCGTACATTGAGTCATGCCTCCTGGGTCATGTTTTGCACCTTTTAGTAGTTGCTTCCTATAATTTTTCAAATGAGTGAACATAATTCATACCTTCATCATGTGGCTCGTAGCTTCCTTCCGTGGTGACTTGACTCTTAACTTTTCAACCTTCTGCACTTTCTTCTCACAATTCACCAGAATGAGTGAGGATGATCCATACGTTGACTTCTATCCGTAATCACTGACTTAACATTGCATTTTCTCTGATATTTGACTTTACAATTTACACACAGATCAGAGACTCTTGACCTGAGCTAACGACTCGTTAAAAGGGACTCGTATATTGGATCTGGACTTGACTTCTTTTGGATCTCAGCTTTTGCCATCAGAGCGGGCCTTGGTGCGATTCATGCCTTGTCTCTACGAGTCGTACCTTAGCTCTAAGAGTTAGTAAATACTTTTTCATCCCTTTTTTGTTATTCCCTTTCGACACCTATTTCTCTGCACAAACTCACAAATACACATCAAATCTATCAAAAAGTGCTTAACATCACACAACAATCCCTTATTTTGAGGCGTTGAAAATATTGTAAAATCACAACAAATCAAATGTAAAGTGGTCTATTGGAAGTTACCAGATGGTGGCACTTTCAAATATAATTCTGACGGAGTAATTAAGGAAAATCCTGATCCAAGTTCAAGTGTATCTTGTATTAGAAATGAGGATGATGTTGGGTACGGAATCGAGaggtgtcatgcggaagctattgtTTGCAAATTATAAAAAACAATAactcagatgacaaagaaaaacatactaaaaacataatattattatgtgatttaaCCAATTGatctacatataaaacctaatattaaaaataatactaaaaaacataaaattaatgaaagaGAAAATCTCTCCTAAACGAAATTCTTGAGAGActacattgtagatattattgTATTATGATATGAAAAAAGCTCTTCtaactcttaaaagactacattgtggatgctattgtattaTGGTATAAAAAGACATCTTCtattatagatgtccaaaatttTTACTCCAAgagattagccaaatatgaaaaataattatattttttttttcagaaaaaataaaaataattatgataacttttattttcctttaaagaaaaagtaaaacttaaatatcgtaagaaaatcaaggcaaaaatcttaacaaatctccttttttgacttgattttcttcatttgatccgtcttctcttcatatcacgtgcatgaacttcgttcttgatataatcttcatctgctgcttgtcatggttaaaaataaagcTTAAAATAACAtggttaaaaattaatttaaaagtaatattttatttttatttttaaaaatgcagTAGCAGGactattgaaaatatgattaaaaagCTCTTATATGCAAAAGCTTTTAGTTTGTAAATCATGAGacgatatgaaaaattaaataaaaatatattatttgatatgatttgatcaaacgataaaattgaaaattttaaaatttattaggaGAAATCTTTCTaaataaatactttttaaaaattatattgtagatgttattgtgttatgatattAGAAGGGTCTTTGTAATATACTATTAAAATTAGTGCAAAATCCTACCCCGCCGCCAAACAAAAGATGAGACTTGCTTTATGGAGAAAGAAGGGTCGGAGAGGGATCTATACTACTGGCAGAAACTATGGCCTTGAGGATTCAGTTGGAGCACTATACATATCATCATCTACTACCTGTGGTATTGGAAACAGGTAACCTCTCTTAAAAAAATTCtagatgaaatttgggtttaTAGCAATGGAGATAAAAAGGATTAATATTCTGATAGCCAACATCATGTAGTGATTGAACATACAGTCAGGAAAGATAACATGTTGGCGGATGAACCTGTTAAATCTGTTTCTTGTGCATCGGTATCAGCCTCTCGACGGATCGTTCTTCTAAGAAAATGGAGACTGATAAATCTGACACTGGCACTTTTGAGATTTTGCTAGAGGAAAAAGGAGAAGGCTTACCACACTCATAGTTATTCagatttgacaattgtgaactgtaAAATGTCTTCATTGGGATCGATTGAGTGATCGCTTCTCATCACTCATCGTCAACAGATTGACaatatagttctagaatacaacaGAAGAGGCGATTTGGTTCCCTAGTTTGACTTTCTAGaatgtaagatttttttttatgctttttttgttttctatgttCAGATTATTTATTGGGGCTTTGACATTTTGGTACTCAGCAGTTTAGTATTGTTTTTAAGCAATGAAGAGCCGATCTGGTGGtccattttcttttaaaaaaaatagtaaaatttacGTAAATTCCGACAAATTTACTTATATTTACATATTAGATAGGTTTGTCCGTGCTTTGCACGGGCCCAACCATAATTTTGCtatgaaactaataaaataatcaaattacatATAATTGAATGATAATAAGTTAACATGAATTGAGAATAAAGTTTGGACTTAAGCATGAGTTGTGTGGTGTAGGAATGGAAGAACAGAACATGTGGAATCAAGATTTAtacaaacaaaaattaaaaaaaacatagataaatagGAACAAAATatcacacaaaacaaacaaaaatcgATCCACATTTATTGAATCATATAATCAAGGACTCAGCAAATCCAGTAGGCCTTGAATGGATACTGCCTTTGGATTCTTCAAGGTACGTCATTGGAAACTCCTTATGCAAAGTTAATTTTCACAAAGATTAACGAATTACACATTTACATTTTACACATTAATACAGAATCCAAAAGAAAATTACTACACGtaagataaataagataaataagcatagaaaTCATTAAAACAGACATACAATGAAAACCAACGACTACTAAAACAGGACTAAAGGTGGGAACAATGATAGTAGTACAACATTTTTACTGTTACAGATAACAGGTTATAGTGTATAGTCTTTATTCACATAATTATAACCAAGTTAAATTGGTTCAAATTTCTATCAATATACAACATAATACTGCAAATAGCTACTAAAGTAATACAATTAGTAATTATTTAGCTTCATCCAAGACATAGAACACCTTTAGATAAAATCCAGGACATCAATCTAGCTTACTGTCTGCCGAGCAAACCCTTAACCTGGGGCATCACAATACACGTTGATGCTCCAATCGACCCTCGTGCCATAACAAGCATGCAAATTATGGAATGTTAGCATCTTTTCTTAAAATCCAGGCAACGGACACTCTCTGAATCGAAAATTTTAGGTGGATGGTTTGTTGATCAAAGTTTCCAAGTATTTCTCCACGTAGTCCAGGCCGATAGTTGTCTTCACAACCGGCATTATAGCAGGTACGTCCAGATAGAATTTTGAAGCAAACTTATCGAACTTGTCCCAACTTTTTAGCTGTTTTCTGGCTTCTCTAATGGCTGCTCTTATAGCAGAATGGACTGTAGCTGCTAGAAGCAATGGTGGTTCACCAGAAGCTGCAAAAGTAATAACATTCAGTATTTCAAGTCATGCTATCAAGAAATGTTTCCGACTGAAATGTACTTAGAGTCTATGTTGTTCGGGACTCTTCAAAATACATCTGTTGTGTGTCGAATCCTCAAATAGCTATGCATTTTGGGAGATCAGATACAGGTACGGCATCATTCTTGGAGGTTCCGAGAAACATTAATTAAAATGCGGAACACGTGATTCTATGAATTTTTGTAGGGTCTGAGAAACAAAGCTTAGAGCGGAGAACACATGATTCTATGCATCTTTGGAGGATTCGTCACAGGTACAGCGACATTTGCCTCTAACTCGAATGATCGGTGTTAACATACTCCACctaatattcaaaaattacattgGTTGTGGCAATGTTACTTTGAATCAAAATCCATATATAGTTGATATTGAGTTAATAGCCAAAACACATCACACCTGAAAAATCACCTCACATTCCAACTTGAAGAGCTGATAATTGATGTGTTTTTAATACATAGATGGTGATCGTTCAGTAAGGAAAGGAAACATTGGAGAGTTGGGGTATGAAACTTGCTAAAAAAGATAATTTAGGTGTGCTTTTGACCATTATCTAGTTGACATTCTCTACACAAAATGTTCCCTGCTCAACCAAGTGGAAAATGAGGTAACAGAGTCCCTCACAAGTCACTGAAGCAGTCAGTACAACAAGCTAAGAGGATTAAATGGAGAAAGAATAGTACCTTTAGACGATATAATACGTTTTTTGTGATGTCCACTGTTTAGCACACGAACGTTCAAACGTTTAGGTGTGGTGTCAATCGTCGGTTTATGATATGTCCAAGTGCTATTTGTAACCATCAGTCCGTCTTCATTTGTAAGATATTCTTCAAGCATAAAATATCCAATTCCTTGTACAAATGCCCCTCCAATCTGCAAAAATAGAGTATTTTTGAATACTGAACTTTCATATTCATAGATGCAAGTGAAACATTGAAAACTTTGTATGAGTATTACTTCAAGTGGAAATATTTTCTGGGAAAATCAATAGTGAAATTCATGTTTAAGCACAACTGCAACATCGAAATACTCTTTCACCTTTAATATCCAGATTACTCTTTTTTCAACTTCAATTAAATATTGTCCGAAGTCCACAAAAAAtctagagaaaaagaaaaacagcTAAAAAAGTATAAAATCCGGGTTACGGACACCTTCATTCATTCGTTATAAGTAAAGCAGTACATGATTTGATTTTTATGGGTTTGGATTTTAGGACAACAATTTCAATTGCTAATGACTGAGCTATGAAACTTAACTCATATATAGGATTTACATCAAAATTATTGGGTTCGACCAAATCCCGATCCACCCCTTATTATAAATGCTAATATCTAGGTGAAAAAGTAGTACAGTCTTTTAGAAGAAGAACCTGTCCTTAGTCTGTAGCTGGATTCAAGCTTTGACCACAGTCGTATATAATGTCCGACTGCAAAATTCTTGGTAGTCCTGTCAAAATATCTATCTCAACCTGCAATTAATAAGCATCTTTATTGTTAGTTTGCCATAAGTAAGTGCTGCAGTTGGTCATTTGGTAGACGTTTGGATATGAATCGAGtgatatttggaaaaaaaaaacaatagtaTTGGAAATTTAGCTAAAAAATGGTGTTTGAAAGTTGAAATGTGTCTGGACATATATTTCACTTGGAAAAGGTcgtgagagaatactcttttattCAAGTTTCTAAAGAAAATTGCTAGTATATAACCAAACAAGTTTTAGGAAGAAAAATTTGATGTTGTACCTAACCATTATGAAGGTGCATATTTTACTCGTTTGGATGACATATGGAAAAAGTAAAAGAGCGTGAATGAAACTATTCAAGAGGAAAAAGCTACGCAACCAGTAAACATGCATGACAGATCTATTTTGTTAAAGACTGCTTGGACGTAATTTCTCATCTGAGATTTGCTAATCAGCTCTAGTCTGAAATGAGCAGTGGCACGACTTCTATGTaaagttgaaaaagaatttgTTGGACGTTATCTTCTAGTTCTTAAAGGCTCAACAGAAGAACATCTTACTTCACTAATGCGTCCTCAATATGCACCAGTTTACGTGTGCCTAACTAAAATTCAATACtgaattcatcattcaagagaAAGTCTTCACCAACTCATTCCAACTAACTAAGGATGTTTTAGCTTCAGCTGGCTCTCTAGATTGCATCTTCATGTTCATTAAAGCAGCATCTTTTTTGCTTAGTTGTCAGATCAGGACCTAGCGCACGTTCTAGATATTCCATAGAATTGTCTATCTCAACTAAAACATCTGATGGGTAGTTATCAATACAATGTTACGTTTGACACGACCAAAAATAGTTAACCAGTTATATTATTTAACCACAGAATGAAGTGCTCAAGAAAGCAACGAAGATCAGAATAATGGTGACAGTAGCAGATGTTATCAGTTAAAACAAACCACCAAAAGCTTATATAAATCCAAGACCATTAGCTGCCATAGAGCAATTTCACAAAGAGAATATAACTCACGTATATCATCTGGATCTATATGCACAAAGAAGCTTGCAGTGACTATCAAGTAGCAGAGAAAGAGCACAAGTCCTTTAAAGTAATTGGAAGTTCCGTCCTGCAGAAAGAGGAAAAGTTAACAGGAAAATAATGTTCAGCAGTCTTGTGTACTTCTATGAAGAGTATAAATATGTACCTCTCAGCCAGCTGTAAGATTAAGTCTCGCGTCTGTGGATTACTGCTCACTTTACTGCTCAACATGGGTAAAAGTAAATGTACCCACATGAACAATCCCACGATTAAATCACCTTGACAAGCCTATAGCAATTAAGACAAGTTAGCACAGGAGACAATGATCAAAGGGGCATTGAAATGATAGACGATGGCAATAGCCCGAAAAACATCTAACTCTGTCTTGATTATATTACAGTTTTAAAAGGTTAGGTGAAGCATGGAGTCACAGGGCATTTAAAGTACAAGAGCAATAATTTCAGCCGACCTagaaaataaagacaacaataatatCTGCTCATCTTTTCGGGGAAATAGAAATAATGGATAATGAGGAGCCAACAACTCCTCTCATAATTCCTCTTAAGTTCGCACTTCTCTAATCTTTTGGTCTAAGATATTGTCTTTACGTTTCCCACTACACTTACTGAGCTTTTAAGTCTATCCTCGCGAAGAAAATCAGTAATTTAGGTACTTCTCTGTTCAAGAAAATTCACTCTtcaaatttttacataaaacatAAAAGACGGGAAAACATGTAGTGTACAGCACAAAGGGAAAGGTTTCCTTGAATTCTAGGAAGAACTCAAATTGAGCTGATTTGGGAGACCCTTCCATAATTTCATCTCTTGCTCCACCTCACTCTCTCATATATACTTTCCTAAACATTACTCCTTAAAGAAAAGGTATTATAACCTTTTTGAGAAAACATATTTGAGAACTTACTTCAGTGGGACCAGCAGAGTAGTCGAATTCCTCGGAGATTGGTTTCTGCATCGTTGAAGCTGAAGCCAATGTGTGCATCTTGGAGTCATCAATGACTTGAACATAAATATGCTTGTTGGAGCGGAAGACATACAATCTTGGTCTTTCCGGTGTTCCTTCAACCTGAAAGTCTGCAGATGTTTTCTAGAGTCAACTCTTGATGAATTATGCACCCTTAAGATTCtttttttgataatgataacaGTGAATGCACCTTTAAAATGAACCAGAAagaatatgaccaagaaaggaaAACTAGATCTTGACCGCAGGTCAATTGAGAATTAAACAAGTAGCATATCAatcaaaaatatatgtttataagaaaaaaattactattaGATACAAAAATTTATGGAAATAAAGAGAAAGGTGGCAGAGGGTTTACAGCTATATGATGTATAAAGGCAAGTGCAAATTGTCTTATGTAAGTGTGGACATAGCGTTTTCCAAGTTTTTCACAATAAGATCTTTGGTCTTAAGAGTGAGCCCATCCTTTTCAATGCACTTGTATAGGGATGCTTTCTTTCATTTAACGGATCAATATGCAAAAACGATACTAAATCTTTCAACAAGCATATTTCGTGCCAAACTTTTGATGACTTACTATAAATCATCAACAATCAAGTAGTGAAATACAAATACAGTAGATAGCCGCACAAACTATCCCACAAGATTACATAAACAGGATAATAGTTAAGAGTGTatatatctgaatactgaagaGATTTGTGTCTTTCCATTATTATTCATGTTACAGGATTTGATGACTTTCCATATTTTATTGCTTCTAAGGAACTATCTTTTCAAGAAAGCATATATGCTAACACCAAAGAAGATCCATCTAACCCCTCTGCGCATAATCTGTGGTAGAGAAACCAACATGACGCTGGAATCCTGAAAAGAGGCCAATCTAACATAGGTTCCTACAAATTCTAGGAAAGATGTTTTGGACTTGGGATTTTTACGACTCTAAATACATTAAGTACAAACTCAAAACCCTAAGAACAAATAGGCGAGATAGCACTGCCAACATATTAGTAAACAAGATTAACCTTAACAACAACTACCGCAACTAATACACTTAAATCCCAAGCGAGTTGGAGCCGGCTATATGAATTTCCACTAAACATGTCGGAACCATTGTTTGCTTGGCAGCAGCTGCCATTTGTGCACGAGCTGCTCTTCTTGCAACAGATTTTTCATATTGTTCTTGCCTGTAACAACAGGGGATAGATAATGCAGGACAAGCAAATATTTTATTTCGAAGATCTGGTGCAGAGCGACGATATCTTATGGTAATTACACATAAACTATCAAactgaatttttaatttcatcaaGAGAAAATTGAAAGTGGGCATATCATCAAATACGTTGGATGCATATCACAAATTGACGATGTCGTCTCCttcaaataacaacaataacccaaaATACCTTAAAAAAAGCCAACATTTTTTCCTCTTACTTCATAAAATTAAACTCCGATCTATCAAATTGAACCCAATCCAAAAAGAAAGTCATAACTCGGTGCCATTCTATGATGGATTATTATTGCACTGATTTTTCTGATGCAGAGAAAAAATCATATTACAATATAGTCATAAATCAGTTAGCACACAAGTAAGATCGATAAtaaaaagtcaagaaaataaaaagtcaaaaaaaccACAGAGACCATAGATTCTCCAAAACACTTATAGATTGAAGGTTTGACCTTAATTAACCATTACTGATTGatcaaatttctttttatttgtcaatATGTAACTTGAGGATTAAGATATTATATGAAATGGCTAAAGAAAGAAGACGATGGTCCTAGAACGGTGAAAATGGAGATTTTTATTAGCGTGAAATTACTCTATTTGCCCTTGATCGTTCCTTCCTTCACATTTTTATATAGTAgaaattatcttgatttttttttaaatttcataaaatcccTCCTTTTATGATTTCagatacatataaaataaatgagataCATCTTATTAGTTGACTGATTAACTTAAAATAAGGTTTGTAACGATTAGTAAATCATTAAATTAGCGATTAACTCAATCAATCAACTAGATAACTAAAGAAAATCTCCAAAAAATGGTAATTAGTTAGTAACTAGTGAAGTTTGCCGCGCTTCGCGCGGTCATTAAATTATTTATGCTTCATGCagtcattaaagacttcattAAATTTATGACATAGTTTTTAATATTTAgttaaatttaaaagttaaaaaaatttaaagtttttttgaCATGAAAACATTAAGGTACTTTCATGTAAAATGTTTCAATCTCTTTTGGGTAGTTAAACTCATTAATTGATGTGCCTTAACTTCCAATCATTACAATATTAATTCAAGAAAGAAGTTACTATAGAGATGGGGAGAAAGAAGAGCCGAGTgctcattaaatttatttttttgtgacatttaaatctttttaaattttctttcataagatAAAATACACATATATCTTTAATAAGTGAATAAATCTTGAATATTCAAATTCTTTCAGCAATAACATAAATCCAATGAATACAACAATCTGTCCTTAGGTCTGTTAAGATGTGTGATCTTAAGATCCTCAAGAAGGAACAATCCATCAGATCCAACTTTTATGGAATAAAAAATTATCCGCAAAAATATATAACATGGTAAACCAGCATTGACAACTGAAACATCAATTCTGTGCTTTGCCTTCAACCAATCATCCAGGTTGGTAGGGGTTATCACTTTCGCATCCAGTAATTCCTTGCCCCTTATTTCACATGCTTTCATCATGTTCTGCCACACCTGTTAATTTTTGTGATATCTCAATTACCCAATTTCTTGGTTTGCAAGACAAGAAATCTATGATTCCTTTTATGAAAGTTAAGTGAATTGTGTGACCACTTATATAAAAGCTTAAGTTGTTAGAGAAGGTAcacttttatttacttaattctATCTTCACGTACATAATTCAAGATGTTACTCGAGTAGATCATTTCACATGTTTGTCAGCATTTTGCAAATTATGCAAAAAGTGTTCTTCGGGTGCatttttcactaaaaaaaaaGCATGCAAAAGTCAAAACAATACAGAAAGAGAAACATACCTGCACCATTTTCACTTCTTGTTTTGCCTCTCTTACTGATCTAGACGAGGTTAGGCTTGGCATGAGCATTGCAGGTGCTTCAACAAATATTGAGTTTAATCTGCCTTGTACTGAACTATTTCATTTCACAAGGTACTCTGACGTACTGGATCCCTTCTTGTTTCGATAATGAGGCCTGGCTGCAACTAAGATGATCAGTAacattgaaaaatatgaaaattgcaCACAGAAATAAGGGAGAACTCAAGTAATTACTTTGGAAGAATGGACCCTTCTCTTAGATAATGCCAATCGTTTGTGTACTCATCAAACTCTGCCACCATTGCTACCAAAAAAGCAACACCTCTTTGG
Coding sequences:
- the LOC107845663 gene encoding indole-3-acetaldehyde oxidase is translated as MKMQSREPAEAKTSLVSWNELIGGAFVQGIGYFMLEEYLTNEDGLMVTNSTWTYHKPTIDTTPKRLNVRVLNSGHHKKRIISSKASGEPPLLLAATVHSAIRAAIREARKQLKSWDKFDKFASKFYLDVPAIMPVVKTTIGLDYVEKYLETLINKPST
- the LOC124887728 gene encoding uncharacterized protein LOC124887728 — protein: MTFFLDWVQFDRSEFNFMKQEQYEKSVARRAARAQMAAAAKQTMKTSADFQVEGTPERPRLYVFRSNKHIYVQVIDDSKMHTLASASTMQKPISEEFDYSAGPTEACQGDLIVGLFMWVHLLLPMLSSKVSSNPQTRDLILQLAERTELPITLKDLCSFSAT